Proteins encoded together in one Planctomyces sp. SH-PL14 window:
- a CDS encoding lactonase family protein, with translation MQPQPASRRSFLKTSLALAASASALSHGEQLLAADGDAPLIAYIGTFSSPLSDVLPTQVDLPPGNGRGIHIFRVDRQTGAMTPAGVHELGTSPSCLALNKAGTRLYSANETDRVGETKEGTVSAFSIDRKTGQLTLLNTVRSGGAGPTYVSLHPSGRFLLVANYFGGSVAVLPVQTDGRLGEPTDVQNDAGPIGPARAKNAPPGSFAFSGHDRTHAHMIQADPSGKFVLHVDLGLDRIYVWKFDDQNGKLVANDPAWVELPPGDGPRHFHFHPNGRWFYSIQEEGSTIVLFDYDAKAGRLTARQTVSTLPTGFGGSNFCSELLVSEDGKFVYAGNRLHDSIGIFAIGADGTLTHVADEWTRGNYPRSFTFDPTGRFLYCGNQRGDNVAVFAVDRATGLLKFTGQYVPVGNPSHIVFLEGDSR, from the coding sequence ATGCAGCCCCAACCCGCCTCGCGGCGTTCCTTCCTCAAAACCTCCCTCGCCCTCGCGGCGTCCGCCTCCGCCCTCTCGCACGGCGAACAACTCCTTGCCGCCGACGGCGACGCCCCCCTCATCGCCTACATCGGCACCTTCAGCTCCCCTTTGAGCGACGTCCTCCCGACACAGGTGGACCTCCCCCCCGGCAACGGCCGCGGCATCCACATCTTCCGCGTCGATCGCCAGACCGGAGCGATGACTCCCGCCGGCGTCCATGAACTGGGGACGAGCCCGAGCTGCCTGGCACTCAACAAGGCCGGAACGCGGCTCTATTCCGCGAATGAGACCGACCGAGTTGGCGAGACGAAGGAAGGGACCGTCAGCGCCTTCTCGATCGACCGCAAGACCGGCCAGCTCACGCTGCTCAACACCGTCCGCTCCGGCGGCGCGGGACCGACCTACGTCAGCCTCCATCCGAGCGGCCGGTTCCTGCTTGTGGCGAACTACTTCGGCGGATCGGTCGCGGTCCTGCCGGTCCAGACCGACGGCCGGCTCGGCGAGCCGACCGACGTCCAGAACGACGCCGGGCCGATCGGCCCGGCCCGCGCCAAGAACGCCCCTCCGGGAAGTTTTGCGTTCAGCGGACATGACCGGACGCACGCCCACATGATCCAGGCCGATCCGTCGGGGAAGTTCGTCCTGCACGTCGATCTCGGGCTCGACCGGATCTATGTCTGGAAGTTCGACGACCAGAACGGAAAACTCGTCGCCAATGACCCCGCCTGGGTGGAGCTGCCACCCGGGGACGGGCCGCGGCACTTCCACTTCCATCCCAACGGACGGTGGTTCTATTCGATCCAGGAAGAGGGCTCGACGATCGTCCTCTTCGACTACGACGCGAAGGCGGGGCGGCTCACCGCGCGGCAGACGGTCTCGACGCTTCCGACGGGGTTCGGGGGGAGTAACTTCTGCTCGGAGCTCCTGGTTTCCGAGGATGGGAAGTTCGTCTACGCCGGGAACCGGCTGCACGACAGCATCGGGATCTTTGCGATCGGAGCGGACGGGACGCTGACGCACGTGGCGGACGAATGGACGCGGGGGAACTATCCGCGGAGCTTCACCTTCGATCCGACGGGGCGGTTCCTGTATTGCGGGAACCAGCGGGGGGATAACGTGGCGGTCTTCGCCGTCGATCGCGCGACCGGCCTGCTGAAGTTCACCGGGCAGTACGTGCCGGTGGGGAACCCGTCGCACATCGTGTTCTTGGAGGGGGACTCGCGATAG
- a CDS encoding polymorphic toxin-type HINT domain-containing protein produces the protein MLRAVILGAVLGPLASEALVSAGPPKATNATRATVSANPGTIAGETVTIALEKELAGDNAARLSLLRERLSGSPDDAAAHWHLGEVQVGEEWVPYERVADHGNRWRELYRYREERSRKGATVDDQLFLADGARAHHLFDEERAHLSQVVALNAFHQEANERLGNVLVNSQWISRESVERSMSAQSRWNRTLATYGPEAARRVQAWRKLSEKKFAQIADPFADWGDPERLFALEQAVGDSGDVVHRAYLKWLGTLDCYEATIAIARQAIFSEEAEVRLEAMHALKSRSPEDYLQQLVGSIRKYQAAETKGPSSSQGGHTAAFQWEDMDTVWSAHLTLRQPVQVIDFLPARRRGRRGVTRVVMPQNNYLESRLALAVDFCRLEAEHLAATAEFRNSRVFRTLSVAFDRTIDEPQEAWDLWREVADTGLMRQRLSWNYEEGWYVDQRQRIRRGPATPVVYSRVTIGAGSCLVAGTPIVTETGPQAVESIMPGDRVLTQDPETGELVFQPVLARTQREKAKLFRLKTADNEITCSQGHPFWVNGLGWVQARALEVGMPLHTVLGSTEVTSIESAGEGTVHNLVVADAHTYFIGKTNAYLSHDVTRRQPTNALIPGLQPTWQSPDSEEERPITAR, from the coding sequence ATGCTCAGAGCCGTGATTCTTGGTGCCGTCCTCGGGCCTCTGGCCTCCGAGGCACTGGTCTCCGCTGGTCCCCCCAAGGCAACGAATGCCACCCGGGCGACCGTTTCCGCAAATCCCGGAACGATCGCCGGGGAGACCGTCACCATCGCGCTCGAAAAAGAGCTGGCGGGCGATAACGCCGCGCGCCTGTCTCTGTTGCGCGAACGCCTGTCTGGATCGCCGGACGATGCGGCGGCCCACTGGCACCTGGGTGAGGTCCAGGTCGGAGAAGAATGGGTTCCCTACGAGCGGGTTGCCGATCACGGCAACCGCTGGCGGGAGCTGTACCGGTATCGGGAGGAGCGGTCCAGAAAGGGAGCGACCGTCGACGATCAGCTCTTCCTGGCGGACGGCGCCCGTGCTCACCACCTGTTCGATGAAGAACGGGCGCACCTCTCCCAGGTCGTCGCGCTCAACGCATTTCATCAGGAGGCGAACGAGCGGCTCGGAAACGTTCTGGTCAATTCCCAATGGATCTCGCGCGAATCCGTTGAGCGCTCAATGAGCGCGCAGTCGCGATGGAATCGAACGCTGGCGACGTACGGCCCGGAGGCGGCGCGACGCGTCCAGGCGTGGCGAAAGCTGTCGGAGAAGAAGTTTGCGCAGATCGCCGATCCCTTTGCGGACTGGGGCGACCCCGAGCGGCTGTTCGCGCTGGAGCAGGCGGTCGGTGACTCGGGGGACGTGGTTCACCGGGCGTACCTGAAATGGCTCGGCACGCTCGACTGCTACGAAGCCACGATCGCCATTGCCCGCCAGGCTATTTTTTCGGAGGAGGCCGAGGTCCGCCTGGAGGCGATGCACGCGCTGAAGAGCCGCTCTCCGGAGGACTACCTGCAGCAGCTCGTCGGCAGCATCCGGAAGTATCAGGCCGCGGAGACCAAGGGGCCGTCGTCTTCCCAGGGCGGGCACACCGCCGCGTTTCAATGGGAAGACATGGATACGGTCTGGAGCGCGCATTTGACACTGCGTCAGCCCGTACAGGTCATCGATTTCCTGCCCGCCCGCAGACGAGGTCGGAGAGGCGTCACAAGGGTGGTGATGCCCCAGAACAACTACCTTGAGTCCAGGCTGGCGCTGGCGGTGGACTTCTGTCGTCTGGAGGCGGAGCATCTGGCGGCGACGGCCGAGTTCCGGAACAGCCGCGTCTTCCGCACGCTCTCTGTCGCCTTCGACCGAACGATTGACGAGCCGCAGGAGGCCTGGGACCTGTGGCGGGAGGTTGCCGACACCGGTCTGATGCGGCAGCGGCTCTCGTGGAACTATGAGGAGGGATGGTATGTGGACCAGCGGCAGCGGATTCGACGCGGCCCCGCGACGCCCGTGGTTTATTCGAGGGTCACGATCGGCGCTGGATCGTGCCTCGTGGCGGGCACGCCGATCGTCACGGAAACCGGGCCGCAGGCCGTGGAGTCGATCATGCCGGGAGACCGGGTTCTGACTCAGGATCCCGAGACCGGGGAGCTGGTCTTTCAACCCGTGCTGGCCCGGACGCAGCGGGAGAAGGCGAAGCTGTTCCGTCTCAAGACGGCGGACAATGAGATCACCTGTTCCCAGGGGCATCCGTTCTGGGTCAACGGACTGGGCTGGGTCCAGGCCCGAGCCCTCGAGGTCGGGATGCCGCTCCACACCGTCCTGGGCTCGACGGAGGTGACGTCGATCGAGTCCGCGGGCGAGGGGACTGTTCACAACCTGGTCGTGGCGGACGCGCACACCTACTTCATCGGGAAGACGAACGCTTACCTGAGCCATGACGTGACGCGCCGTCAGCCGACCAATGCGCTGATCCCCGGGCTTCAGCCGACCTGGCAGTCGCCAGACTCGGAGGAGGAGCGTCCGATCACGGCGCGTTGA
- a CDS encoding UdgX family uracil-DNA binding protein (This protein belongs to the uracil DNA glycosylase superfamily, members of which act in excision repair of DNA. However, it belongs more specifically to UdgX branch, whose founding member was found to bind uracil in DNA (where it does not belong), without cleaving it, appears to promote DNA repair by a pathway involving RecA, rather than base excision.) — protein sequence MHTITVTTFDDWRQAARDLLALGQGPEAVMFRAHSAERPTLGLTFDDTPRSTVAPAAATTVPRAFLELARTVGCHRDAGRWDLLYRTLWRLTHDEPELLEVITDDDVIRLTRMEKAVSRDAHKAKAFVRFRRIAEGAMEQYVAWHRPDHLILPLVAPFFSRRFPEMAWSILTPDASVLWDGESLHFGEGVPASAAPQGDALEELWKTYYGSIFNPARIKLRAMKREMPVRHWETLPETRIIPDLLADAPRRLETMARQTTRPVESAAAFLPAARDLASLAAAAACCQGCDLHARATQTVFGRGPGDARIVLIGEQPGDQEDLTGEPFVGPAGEVLNEALREAGIARQEVYLTNAVKHFHWEETGTRRLHKKPPARAMAACFPWLEAELAAIRPTVVVCLGATAAQVIVGRDTRLGRQRGVVLSTRHCERTLVSWHPSSILRAMTPEEGEQRRSELIEDLIAARAAAEGGDVAGDPGSSIRSLH from the coding sequence ATGCACACGATCACTGTCACCACCTTCGACGACTGGCGCCAGGCCGCCCGCGACCTGCTCGCTCTCGGCCAAGGTCCGGAGGCGGTGATGTTCCGCGCGCACAGCGCCGAGCGACCGACGCTCGGACTCACCTTCGATGACACGCCGCGAAGCACCGTCGCCCCGGCCGCCGCAACCACCGTCCCACGGGCCTTCCTCGAACTCGCCCGGACCGTAGGCTGCCACCGCGACGCCGGCCGCTGGGACCTGCTGTACCGGACCCTCTGGCGTCTCACGCACGACGAGCCGGAGCTGCTGGAGGTGATCACGGACGACGACGTCATCCGCCTGACGCGGATGGAAAAGGCGGTCTCGCGGGACGCCCACAAGGCCAAGGCGTTCGTCCGGTTCCGCCGGATCGCCGAAGGGGCGATGGAGCAGTACGTCGCCTGGCACCGCCCCGACCACCTGATCCTCCCGCTCGTCGCGCCGTTCTTCTCCCGACGGTTCCCTGAAATGGCGTGGTCGATCCTCACGCCCGACGCCTCGGTCCTGTGGGACGGAGAGTCGCTCCACTTCGGCGAAGGGGTCCCGGCCAGCGCCGCGCCGCAGGGGGACGCTCTCGAAGAGCTGTGGAAGACGTACTACGGCTCGATCTTCAACCCGGCCCGGATCAAGCTGCGGGCGATGAAACGGGAGATGCCGGTCCGGCACTGGGAGACGCTCCCCGAGACCCGGATCATTCCCGACCTCCTTGCCGACGCCCCGCGGCGGCTGGAGACGATGGCCCGCCAGACGACTCGCCCCGTCGAGTCCGCGGCAGCCTTTCTCCCGGCCGCCCGCGACTTGGCCTCGCTGGCCGCGGCGGCCGCCTGCTGCCAGGGGTGCGACCTCCACGCCCGCGCGACACAGACGGTCTTCGGCCGCGGCCCGGGTGACGCCCGGATCGTTCTCATCGGCGAGCAGCCCGGCGACCAGGAGGACCTCACCGGCGAGCCGTTCGTCGGCCCCGCTGGGGAAGTCCTCAATGAGGCCCTGCGGGAAGCGGGGATCGCGCGGCAGGAGGTGTATCTCACGAACGCCGTCAAGCACTTTCACTGGGAGGAGACGGGGACCCGCCGCCTGCACAAGAAGCCGCCGGCCCGGGCGATGGCGGCCTGCTTTCCGTGGCTGGAAGCGGAACTGGCGGCGATCCGGCCGACGGTCGTTGTCTGCCTGGGAGCGACCGCCGCCCAGGTGATCGTCGGCCGCGACACGCGCCTCGGCCGCCAGCGGGGCGTCGTTCTCTCCACCCGTCACTGCGAGCGAACGCTCGTCTCGTGGCATCCATCGTCGATCCTGCGTGCCATGACGCCGGAAGAGGGTGAGCAGCGGCGATCGGAGCTGATCGAGGACCTGATAGCCGCACGGGCCGCAGCGGAGGGTGGCGACGTGGCGGGCGATCCTGGTTCATCCATTCGATCCCTCCACTAA
- a CDS encoding CotH kinase family protein has translation MKPIVFAGLVFSGLALEVAYRNSRDAQAQTPDERPPGAGSASGFDRLPQGDRRGGGRGRQADGPGGPEGPGGPGGFGGPGMGPGGPGGPGGFGGGTRELVSQFDQDGNGWLNKDERQAARKTAQQGGRGGRGGPRFGGRPDPGEFLAGPALEALDTDGNGSVAADELSAGIGKLFQRAAGDSRQITPAELGQALDAIVPRPDFGPGGGGPGGGGPGGFGRPPGPDGAEGPRGPAGAPGEPERRGRGDEPMGGRGPGRGFGPGFALAGAIAREADRNQDESLTLDELQKAGRDLFQKGDADHDGECTAVELKTAIGSLMASAPFGGPGGGPGGGPGGPGGRSREAGRPGPKVESSQVRNYGDEPLFASDVLRTLFLTFENDDWEKELEDFHGTDVDVPATLKVDGQSYSNVGVHFRGMSSYGGVPTGSKRSLNVAIDLADGKQRLMGQKTLNLLNAHEDSSFLSSILYSHIARKHIPAPKANLVKVVINGESWGLYVNVQQFNKDFVTENFGGDGGGARWKVSGSPGGGGGLEYLGDHVDDYRRRYEIKSSDSNKSWKKLIEFCRVLNETPADQLEAAITPLLDVEGALWFLALDVALVNNDGYWVRASDYSLYLDGAGKLHLIPHDMNEAFHPAMMMGMGGPGGPGMGGPGGFGGPGGPGGPGPGGPGFGGRGFGPGGGGGGRGGNNAGGNEEGRGRRPMGEGDEPRGPRGNAQGGRGLELDPLVALDDPRKPMRSKLLAVPKFRERYLEMVRTIAREDMNWEVIGPVVAQYRALMSADVQADTRKLSSFEAFEAAVASRPSGGAAPTEGRGREISLQSFFEGRRAFLLR, from the coding sequence ATGAAACCCATCGTCTTCGCCGGTCTGGTCTTCAGCGGACTGGCCCTGGAAGTCGCCTATCGCAACTCCCGCGATGCCCAGGCTCAGACGCCCGATGAGCGGCCGCCCGGCGCCGGTTCGGCCAGCGGCTTTGACCGGCTCCCCCAGGGCGATCGGCGCGGCGGGGGCCGCGGTCGGCAGGCGGATGGCCCCGGCGGTCCCGAAGGTCCCGGTGGACCGGGCGGATTCGGCGGCCCCGGAATGGGGCCTGGCGGACCGGGCGGTCCCGGAGGCTTCGGCGGCGGGACGCGCGAGCTGGTCTCTCAGTTCGATCAGGACGGAAACGGGTGGCTGAACAAGGACGAGCGTCAGGCGGCGCGAAAAACAGCACAGCAGGGGGGCCGCGGCGGACGGGGGGGACCCCGGTTTGGCGGTCGGCCCGACCCGGGCGAGTTCCTCGCCGGTCCGGCTCTTGAGGCGCTCGACACGGACGGGAACGGCAGTGTCGCGGCGGATGAACTCTCTGCCGGAATCGGCAAGCTCTTCCAGCGGGCGGCCGGCGACAGCCGACAGATCACGCCGGCGGAACTCGGGCAGGCTCTCGATGCGATCGTGCCCCGGCCGGACTTCGGCCCGGGCGGGGGCGGGCCGGGAGGTGGAGGTCCGGGAGGATTCGGGCGTCCGCCGGGACCGGATGGTGCGGAAGGACCGCGCGGGCCGGCCGGGGCACCCGGGGAACCGGAGCGACGGGGACGGGGTGACGAGCCGATGGGGGGACGCGGTCCGGGGCGCGGCTTCGGTCCGGGGTTCGCCCTCGCCGGGGCGATCGCGCGGGAGGCGGACCGCAATCAGGACGAGTCTCTGACGCTCGATGAGCTCCAGAAGGCGGGACGGGACCTGTTTCAGAAGGGGGACGCGGATCATGACGGGGAGTGCACCGCCGTGGAGCTGAAGACGGCGATCGGCTCGCTGATGGCCTCCGCTCCCTTCGGCGGTCCCGGCGGCGGCCCTGGGGGTGGACCCGGCGGCCCGGGAGGACGGTCGCGGGAGGCGGGGCGGCCCGGGCCGAAGGTGGAGTCTTCGCAGGTCCGCAATTACGGCGACGAGCCCCTGTTTGCTTCCGACGTGCTGCGGACGCTGTTCCTGACCTTCGAGAACGACGACTGGGAGAAGGAGCTCGAAGACTTTCACGGGACCGACGTCGATGTCCCGGCGACGCTGAAGGTCGATGGCCAGAGCTACTCCAACGTCGGCGTCCACTTCCGCGGGATGTCCTCCTACGGCGGTGTCCCGACGGGATCGAAGCGGTCGCTGAACGTGGCGATCGATCTGGCGGACGGCAAGCAGCGGCTGATGGGGCAGAAGACCCTGAACCTGTTGAACGCCCACGAGGACAGCTCGTTCCTGAGCTCCATTCTCTACTCGCACATCGCCCGCAAGCACATCCCGGCTCCGAAGGCGAACCTCGTCAAGGTGGTCATCAACGGCGAGAGCTGGGGGCTGTACGTGAACGTGCAGCAGTTCAACAAGGACTTCGTGACGGAGAACTTCGGCGGCGACGGCGGCGGGGCGCGGTGGAAGGTGAGCGGCAGCCCCGGCGGCGGAGGGGGGCTCGAGTACCTCGGGGATCACGTCGACGACTACCGGCGGCGGTACGAGATCAAGTCGTCGGACAGCAACAAGTCGTGGAAGAAGCTCATCGAGTTCTGCCGCGTCCTGAACGAGACTCCGGCCGACCAGCTCGAAGCGGCGATCACGCCGCTCCTTGATGTCGAGGGGGCGCTCTGGTTTCTGGCGCTCGACGTGGCGCTCGTCAACAACGACGGCTACTGGGTCCGGGCGAGCGACTACAGCCTGTATCTCGATGGAGCGGGGAAGCTGCACCTCATTCCGCACGACATGAACGAGGCCTTCCATCCCGCGATGATGATGGGGATGGGGGGCCCGGGTGGGCCGGGAATGGGCGGCCCGGGCGGCTTCGGAGGCCCCGGTGGGCCGGGTGGACCGGGTCCTGGCGGTCCCGGATTTGGCGGCCGTGGTTTCGGTCCGGGAGGGGGAGGGGGAGGCCGCGGCGGTAACAACGCCGGCGGAAACGAAGAGGGCCGCGGACGGCGGCCGATGGGTGAAGGGGACGAGCCGCGCGGACCGCGGGGGAATGCCCAGGGAGGCCGCGGGCTCGAACTCGATCCGCTCGTCGCTCTCGACGATCCCCGCAAGCCGATGCGGAGCAAGCTCCTCGCCGTGCCGAAGTTCCGCGAGCGGTACCTCGAGATGGTGCGGACGATCGCCCGGGAGGACATGAACTGGGAGGTGATCGGTCCTGTCGTCGCGCAGTACCGGGCGCTGATGTCCGCCGACGTTCAGGCCGATACCCGGAAGCTCAGTTCCTTCGAGGCGTTCGAGGCGGCGGTCGCGTCCCGCCCCTCCGGCGGTGCGGCGCCGACCGAAGGTCGCGGCCGGGAGATCAGCCTGCAGTCGTTCTTCGAAGGCCGCCGGGCGTTCCTGCTCCGCTGA
- a CDS encoding putative DNA modification/repair radical SAM protein: MNTQEKLAILADAAKYDASCASSGPTTKRPGTAIGSTEGMGICHSYTPDGRCVSLLKILLTNYCIYDCKYCVSRVTSDVPRARFTVEEVVRLTLEFYRRNYIEGLFLSSGIIQNPDYTMEQIVAVARTLRVDHRYGGYIHLKTIPRADERLIAEAGRWADRISVNVELPTEPDLVQLAPEKRRDDIETAMTDIKVRIDDQRENRAAGFKTTPFAPAGQSTQMIVGATPAPDAAILETATHLYETHKLRRVYYSAFSPIQHADTRLPAASPPLVREHRLYQADWLLRFYGFELPELVSPDRPNLALDIDPKLAWALAHREQFPMNVNTAPRELLLRIPGLGVRTVDRVLLARKHRMLRAEDLRKLRIPWSRVKHFVETPDHHPDARVLETELLDRTLRPPAPRQLLLFGEDRAPATSGFATTLTTEI, encoded by the coding sequence ATGAACACACAGGAGAAACTCGCCATCCTGGCCGACGCCGCCAAGTACGACGCCTCCTGCGCCAGCAGCGGTCCCACCACCAAACGACCCGGAACCGCCATCGGCTCCACCGAAGGCATGGGGATCTGCCACAGCTACACACCCGACGGCCGCTGCGTCTCCCTCCTCAAAATCCTCCTCACCAACTACTGCATCTACGACTGCAAGTACTGCGTCAGCCGCGTCACCAGCGACGTCCCCCGGGCCCGCTTTACCGTCGAGGAAGTCGTCCGCCTCACCCTCGAGTTCTACCGCCGCAACTACATCGAAGGTCTCTTCCTCAGCTCCGGGATCATCCAGAACCCGGACTACACCATGGAGCAGATCGTCGCCGTCGCCCGCACCCTGCGGGTCGACCACCGCTACGGCGGCTACATCCACCTCAAAACGATTCCCCGCGCCGACGAGCGCCTGATCGCGGAAGCAGGCCGCTGGGCCGACCGGATCAGCGTCAACGTCGAACTCCCGACCGAACCCGACCTCGTCCAGCTCGCACCGGAGAAGCGGCGGGACGACATCGAAACCGCCATGACCGATATCAAGGTCCGGATCGACGACCAGCGGGAGAACCGCGCCGCCGGCTTCAAGACAACCCCCTTCGCCCCCGCCGGCCAGAGCACGCAGATGATCGTCGGCGCGACCCCCGCCCCCGACGCCGCGATCCTCGAAACCGCCACGCACCTTTACGAAACCCACAAGCTCCGCCGCGTCTACTACTCCGCCTTCAGCCCCATCCAGCACGCCGACACGCGTCTCCCCGCCGCCTCCCCTCCGCTCGTCCGCGAGCATCGCCTCTACCAGGCGGACTGGCTCCTGCGGTTCTACGGATTCGAGCTGCCCGAACTCGTGAGCCCCGACCGCCCCAACCTCGCTCTCGACATCGACCCCAAGCTCGCCTGGGCCCTCGCGCACCGCGAGCAGTTCCCGATGAACGTCAACACCGCCCCGCGGGAACTCCTCCTCCGGATTCCGGGTCTCGGCGTCCGGACGGTCGACCGCGTGCTCCTGGCGCGGAAGCACCGCATGCTTCGCGCGGAGGACCTGCGGAAGCTCCGCATCCCGTGGTCGCGGGTGAAGCACTTCGTTGAGACCCCGGACCACCATCCAGATGCGCGGGTCCTCGAGACCGAGCTCCTGGACCGAACCCTCCGCCCCCCTGCCCCGCGGCAGCTGCTCCTCTTTGGCGAAGACCGCGCGCCGGCGACCTCCGGATTCGCGACGACCCTGACAACAGAGATTTGA
- a CDS encoding alpha-amylase family glycosyl hydrolase: MNTPLSSAPASAATTSGAATTSAAATASKPAAAKTVSAPAPAATRNTPLPPAARYPALYQINTRVYLTDLSRRLGRPATLDDIPDAELDRIRGMGFDWIWWLSVWSTSPRSRQVSRTNPDWRKDFEATLSDLSDEDIGGSGFAIREYAASPALGGDAALARLRSRMAARGLRLMLDFVPNHTGLDHRFLDEHPEFYVAGTAEQAAREPHNYFRAALPDGPEYLAFGRDPFFPGWPDALQLNYGDPGLREAMREELLSIAQRCDGVRCDMAMLVLPDVFQKTWGIAMEPFWPGTIEAAKASHPGFRFLAEVYWDLEWELQQQGFDWTYDKRLYDRLRHEPAASVRGHLRGALAFQDRLARFIENHDEARGATAFADNVHPAAAAITYLSPGMRFFQEGQFEGRKVRVSPHLVRGPEEPVNGGLAAYYERLRPIVASDVVRNGDWMLLECYPAWEGNGSAASFITMSWTKGNARLLVAVNNSAGPAQGYVRWPWGELAAHTIRLSDRLGSDVYWRAGADLRDHGLYLDVPPWTAHVFEVAVEGPDGPTA; encoded by the coding sequence ATGAACACACCCCTGTCCTCCGCTCCGGCCTCGGCTGCCACGACCTCCGGCGCCGCGACCACGTCTGCCGCCGCGACCGCCTCCAAACCGGCGGCTGCCAAGACCGTCTCCGCGCCGGCCCCCGCGGCGACGCGGAACACGCCGCTCCCGCCGGCGGCGCGGTATCCGGCCCTCTACCAGATCAACACGCGGGTCTACCTCACCGACCTGAGCCGCCGCCTCGGCCGCCCGGCGACGCTCGACGACATCCCGGACGCGGAGCTCGACCGGATCCGGGGGATGGGCTTCGACTGGATCTGGTGGCTCAGCGTCTGGTCCACCAGCCCCCGCTCACGGCAGGTCTCGCGGACGAACCCCGACTGGCGGAAGGATTTTGAGGCGACGCTCTCCGACCTCTCCGATGAAGACATCGGCGGCTCGGGCTTCGCGATCCGCGAGTACGCGGCGAGCCCGGCTCTCGGCGGTGACGCGGCCCTGGCCCGGCTGCGGAGCCGGATGGCGGCGCGGGGCCTGCGGCTGATGCTCGACTTCGTCCCGAACCACACCGGGCTCGACCACCGCTTTCTCGACGAGCATCCGGAGTTCTACGTCGCCGGGACGGCGGAGCAGGCGGCGCGGGAGCCGCACAACTACTTCCGCGCGGCGCTCCCCGACGGCCCGGAGTATCTTGCGTTCGGCCGCGATCCCTTCTTCCCCGGCTGGCCCGACGCGCTCCAGCTCAACTACGGCGACCCCGGTCTGCGGGAGGCGATGCGGGAGGAGCTCCTGTCGATTGCCCAGCGCTGCGACGGCGTCCGCTGCGACATGGCGATGCTGGTTCTTCCCGATGTCTTCCAGAAGACCTGGGGGATCGCGATGGAGCCGTTCTGGCCGGGGACGATCGAGGCGGCCAAGGCGTCGCATCCGGGGTTCCGGTTCCTGGCGGAAGTGTACTGGGACCTGGAGTGGGAGCTGCAGCAGCAGGGGTTCGACTGGACGTACGACAAGCGGCTCTATGACCGGCTGCGCCACGAGCCGGCAGCGAGCGTGCGGGGTCATCTGCGGGGGGCGCTTGCCTTTCAGGACCGGCTGGCCCGGTTCATCGAGAACCACGACGAGGCCCGGGGGGCGACCGCTTTTGCGGACAACGTCCATCCTGCGGCGGCGGCGATCACGTATCTCAGTCCCGGGATGCGGTTCTTTCAGGAGGGGCAGTTCGAAGGTCGGAAGGTGCGGGTCTCGCCGCACCTGGTCCGCGGTCCGGAGGAGCCGGTGAACGGGGGGCTGGCGGCGTATTACGAGCGGCTGCGGCCGATTGTGGCGAGCGATGTGGTCCGGAACGGGGACTGGATGCTGCTGGAGTGTTATCCGGCGTGGGAGGGGAACGGGAGTGCGGCGTCGTTCATCACGATGTCGTGGACGAAGGGGAATGCGCGGCTGCTGGTGGCGGTGAACAATTCGGCGGGTCCGGCGCAGGGGTATGTCCGCTGGCCGTGGGGGGAGCTGGCGGCGCACACGATCCGCTTGAGCGACCGGCTCGGGAGCGATGTGTACTGGCGTGCGGGTGCGGACCTGCGGGATCACGGTCTTTATCTGGATGTTCCGCCGTGGACAGCGCACGTGTTCGAGGTCGCGGTGGAAGGCCCCGACGGTCCCACGGCCTAA
- a CDS encoding DUF4956 domain-containing protein encodes MPEWLYPMVEAPHLPMSALLARLIFAIVGGTLVAGIYQRTRRASSIAPTFPATLVLLSVLIAVVTQVIGDNVARAFSLVGALSIVRFRTVVQDTKDTAFVIFAVVVGMSIGANQPVVAAGGIVAVGLTAWLFRDRPAQALSIDRQIVLEVKLGWVDDVEVVVRSAVAAHILDIEPLALSTLKNGAGLEARFRMRLLPSVRLTELVADLNRINGVQSVELRTE; translated from the coding sequence TTGCCCGAGTGGCTTTATCCCATGGTGGAAGCTCCGCATCTTCCGATGAGTGCCCTCCTAGCGCGGCTGATCTTTGCCATCGTCGGCGGGACGCTGGTGGCGGGGATCTATCAGCGGACCCGTCGTGCCAGCAGCATCGCGCCGACCTTTCCCGCGACGCTCGTCCTGCTGTCGGTGCTGATCGCCGTGGTGACGCAGGTGATCGGAGACAATGTGGCGCGGGCCTTCAGTCTGGTGGGGGCGCTTTCGATCGTCCGTTTCCGGACGGTGGTTCAGGACACGAAGGACACGGCCTTCGTGATCTTTGCGGTGGTGGTGGGGATGTCGATCGGGGCGAACCAGCCGGTGGTTGCGGCCGGGGGGATCGTGGCGGTGGGGCTGACGGCGTGGCTGTTCCGGGACCGCCCGGCGCAGGCGTTGTCGATTGACCGTCAGATCGTGCTGGAGGTGAAGCTGGGGTGGGTCGATGATGTCGAGGTGGTGGTCCGGAGTGCTGTTGCGGCGCACATCCTCGATATTGAGCCGCTGGCGTTGTCGACGTTGAAGAACGGGGCGGGGTTGGAGGCGCGGTTCCGGATGCGGTTGTTGCCTTCGGTGCGGCTGACGGAGCTGGTAGCGGATCTGAACCGGATCAACGGTGTGCAGAGCGTGGAGTTGCGGACGGAATGA